AAGGTCGTCAGGTATTTGCTGCTCAAAGCACGCACTTACCACTGAAAGTAAACATGGCGGGTGTTATTCCACCAATCTTTGCTAGCAGTATAATTCTGTTCCCTGGTACAATTGCAAGCTGGTTCGGCCAGGGTGAAGGTCCGGTCGCTGATGTGCTACAAGCAATCGCTACAACGTTGACTCCAGGTCAACCTTTATATGCGATGGTTTTAGCTGCGGCTATTATCTTCTTCTGCTTTTTCTACACCGCGTTGGTATTTAACCCGCGTGAAACAGCAGATAACCTGAAAAAATCTGGCGCATTTATCCCAGGTATTCGTCCAGGTGAGCAGACATCTAAATACATTGATAAAGTGATGACACGCCTGACATTGGCAGGTGCTTTGTATATAACCTTTATCTGTCTGGTGCCCGAATTCATGACTATGGCATGGCAAACGCCATTCTATTTCGGCGGTACATCAATTTTGATTATCGTTGTTGTAATCATGGACTTTATGGCACAAGTACAGACGCATCTGATGTCACATCAGTATGATTCTGTGCTGAAAAAAGCAAACCTTAAAGGCTACGGTCGATAAGGTCATTTTACGGAGTTGAGCAATGAAAGTACGTGCTTCCGTTAAGAAAATATGCCGTAACTGTAAAGTTATTAAACGTGCTGGTGTAGTACGCGTAATTTGCAGTGAGCCTAAGCACAAGCAAAGGCAAGGCTAATTAAACAGTCGTGCAGGCTGAGTTATTTACTCGGCCTGTGTTTTTAGTTGTGATTTGGTCTTCGTTTGAGTATCCTTACGGGCTTTTCAAACAGATGATTACCAAATTCAAATATAGGAGATGTGTTAGTGGCCCGTATCGCTGGCATTAACGTCCCTGATCATAAACATGCAGTTATCGGTTTAACTGCTATTTATGGCATAGGTAAGACTCGCTCTAAGGCTATCTTAGCAGCGACTGGTATCGCCGAGACCACAAAAATCGGTGAACTTTCAGACGAAACACTTGACGTATTGCGTGAAGCAGTTGGCAAGTACACTGTAGAAGGTGACCTTCGTCGTGAAGTTACATTAAATATCAAGCGCCTTATGGACCTTGGTTGTTTCCGTGGCCTACGTCACCGTCGTTCGTTACCACTACGTGGTCAACGTACTAAGACTAACGCGCGTACTCGTAAGGGTCCTCGCAAGCCTATCAAGAAATAAGGTGGGGTAGATTATGGCTAAAGCACCAATTCGTCGTAAGAAGGTTAAAAAGCAAGTTGCTGATGGTATGGCTCACGTTCATGCTTCTTTCAACAACACTATTGTAACAATTACCGACCGTCAAGGTAATGCACTATCTTGGGCAACAGCAGGTGGTTCAGGTTTCCGTGGTTCACGTAAATCTACTCCATTCGCGGCTCAGGTTGCTGCAGAGCGTGCAGGTACTGCTGCTCAAGAATACGGTTTAAAAAATCTAGAAGTTTTCATCAAAGGTCCAGGTCCAGGTCGTGAATCTGCTGTACGTGCTTTGAATGCTGCTGGTTACCGTATCACCAACATCACTGACGTGACGCCAATCCCTCATAATGGTTGTCGTCCACCGAAGAAACGTCGCGTTTAACAATAGGTTAGGAGAAATAACATGGCAAGATATTTGGGCCCTAAGCTCAAGCTGAGTCGTCGTGAAGGTACTGACCTGTTCCTTAAGAGCGGCGTAAGAGCTATCGACTCTAAGTGTAAACTTGAGACTGCACCTGGTCAGCACGGCGCTCGTAAAGGTCGCTTATCTGATTACGGTTTACAGCTACGTGAAAAGCAAAAAGTTCGTCGTATCTACGGTGTACTAGAAAAGCAATTCCGTAACTACTACAAAGAAGCTGCTCGCCTTAAAGGTAATACAGGTGAAAACTTGTTACAGCTTTTAGAGCAACGTTTAGACAATGTTGTATATCGCATGGGTTTTGCTAGCACACGCGCTGAAGCACGTCAGTTAGTAAGCCACAAAGCGATTTTAGTTAATGGTCGTGTAGTGAATATCCCTTCATACGTAATTACTCCAGAAGATACTGTTGTAATTCGTGAGAAGTCGAAAACACAAGCACGTATCATCGCTGCTCTAGAGTTGGCTGAGCAACGTGAAAAGCCGACTTGGGTTGAAGTTGACGGTAAGAAAATGGAAGGCAGCTTCAAGCGCCTACCTGAGCGTTCAGATCTGTCTGCGGACATTAACGAACAACTAATCGTCGAACTTTACTCTAAGTAAAGTTAAGAGTTAAGAGAGGATAAAATGCAGGGTTCTGTTACCGAATTCCTAAAACCAAGGTTAGTCGATATCGACGCTATCAACCCAACGCGTTCTAAAGTAGTTTTAGAGCCATTAGAGCGTGGCTTCGGTCACACTTTGGGTAATGCCTTACGCCGTATACTGTTATCATCTATGCCTGGATGTGCAGTAACTGAAGTAGAAATCGACGGTGTATTGCATGAGTACAGCGCGAAAGAGGGCGTACAAGAAGACATCATTGAAATTCTGTTAAACCTTAAAGGTCTAGCAGTAACTTTAGAAGGCAAAGATGAAGTTTTTCTGACCCTGACTAAATCTGGTGTAGGCCCTGTGACTGCGGCTGATATTCAGCACGATGGTGATGTAACTATCGCCAACCCAGATCACGTTATCTGTCACCTTACGACAGCTAACAGCGAGATCAGCATGCGTATTCGTGTTGAGCGCGGTCGCGGTTATGTGCCGGCATCTAGTCGTTTATCCTCTGATGACGATGAGCGTCCAATTGGTCGTCTGCTGCTTGATGCATCATTCAGCCCAGTTGAACGTATTGCGTACTCGGTTGAATCAGCCCGTGTTGAGCAACGTACAGACTTAGACAAGTTAATCATTGATATGGAAACAAACGGCACTTTAGATCCTGAAGAAGCGATCCGCCGTGCGTCTACTATCTTAGCTGAGCAATTAGATGCATTCGTAGATTTACGTGATGTAACTGAGCCAGAAGAGAAAGAAGAGAAGCCAGAATTCGATCCTATTCTACTTCGTCCAGTTGATGATCTTGAGCTAACAGTACGTTCAGCAAACTGTTTGAAAGCCGAGCAAATTCAATATATCGGTGATTTAGTTCAGCGCACTGAAGTTGAGCTTCTTAAAACGCCTAACTTAGGTAAGAAGTCTCTAACTGAAATTAAAGACGTGCTAGCTTCACGTGGTCTTTCTCTAGGTATGCGCCTAGAAAATTGGCCGCCTGCAAGCCTAGCTGAATAATCTAAATCACTATATTAGTTTAGTTAGAAGGATAGGGTCATGCGCCATCGTAAGAGTGGTCGTCAATTAAACCGTAACAGCAGCCATCGCAAAGCGATGTTCAGCAACATGGCTGGTTCTTTGGTGAAACATGAAATCATCAAAACAACTTTGCCTAAAGCTAAAGAGTTGCGCCGTGTAATTGAACCTTTAATCACACTGGCTAAGACTGACAGTGTAGCAAACCGCCGTTTAGCGTTTGCTCGCACGCGTGATAATGAAGTAGTTGGTAAATTATTCAGCGAAATCGGTCCACGTAATACAGACCGTCCTGGTGGTTACACTCGTATTCTTAAGTGTGGCTTCCGTGCTGGTGATAATGCACCAATGGCTTATATTGAACTAGTTGGTCGCCCAGCGACAAACGAAGAAGTTCAAGAAGACGCGCAGTCTGCAGAGTAAGTCGTAAAGACACCAAAAAGCCGAGCTTATGCTCGGCTTTTTACTTTCTGAAATTCATTTCTAATAAAATAACTCTATCAATCCACAATCATCACCATACCATCTTGAAGCAACTAGCAACTAGCAACTAGCAACTAGCAACTAGCAACTAGCAACTAGCAACTAGCAACTAGCAACTAGCAACTAGCAACTAGCAACAAAGATCACATGTAAAGATCATTACGTTTCTCTTTATTAAGTGAGCCCATCTTTATACAAACTCAAATAAGTTTTTTACTTCTTATATTGTTTAAATAACCCAAATACTGCTAATTTAGTGTGGTTTTTGCACGTTTCGTTCGTATTTTGCGCGAACAGTCATTTTTTTAATAAAAACTGCAAAAAACAGTTGATCTGAATTCGGATCTCCCTATAATGCGCATCCACCGACACGGCGGACTGCTTACAAAAAAGCAAAACGACGAGTTGGTTGAGTCAAGTAAAACTGAGTTTTGAAAAAATAAACTTTTCTCAAAATTAAGTGTTGACAAAAATAACGGCTTGCGTAGAATGCACAGCCCTTGAGACGCGAAAGTATCTCAAACGTTCTTTAACAATATAAAGCAATCATCTGTGTGGGCACTCGTACAGATTGAGTTCTAACAGCCGATTCTAGTTCGCTAGATGACGCAAACAAATTTAGAGTCTCAATTGAACTGAGTGACCAACGGAAACAAGTTTACTTGTTTCAGCACAGTCAATTCGATTCGAAAGAATCAAAATTCAGAATTCATTGAGCATGTCCTTTGGGACAGAAAAAACTTTTAATTGAAGAGTTTGATCATGGCTCAGATTGAACGCTGGCGGCAGGCCTAACACATGCAAGTCGAGCGGAAACGAAGAGGTGCTTGCACCTCTGGCGTCGAGCGGCGGACGGGTGAGTAATGCTTGGGAATATGCCTTATGGTGGGGGACAACAGTTGGAAACGACTGCTAATACCGCATGATGTCTACGGACCAAAGTGGGGGACCTTCGGGCCTCACGCCATAAGATTAGCCCAAGTGGGATTAGCTAGTTGGTGAGGTAATGGCTCACCAAGGCGACGATCCCTAGCTGGTTTGAGAGGATGATCAGCCACACTGGGACTGAGACACGGCCCAGACTCCTACGGGAGGCAGCAGTGGGGAATATTGCACAATGGGCGCAAGCCTGATGCAGCCATGCCGCGTGTGTGAAGAAGGCCTTCGGGTTGTAAAGCACTTTCAGTAAGGAGGAAAGGTTAAGTGTTAATAGCACTTAGCTGTGACGTTACTTACAGAAGAAGCACCGGCTAACTCCGTGCCAGCAGCCGCGGTAATACGGAGGGTGCGAGCGTTAATCGGAATTACTGGGCGTAAAGCGTACGCAGGCGGTTTGTTAAGCGAGATGTGAAAGCCCCGGGCTCAACCTGGGAACTGCATTTCGAACTGGCAAACTAGAGTGTGATAGAGGGTGGTAGAATTTCAGGTGTAGCGGTGAAATGCGTAGAGATCTGAAGGAATACCGATGGCGAAGGCAGCCACCTGGGTCAACACTGACGCTCATGTACGAAAGCGTGGGGAGCAAACAGGATTAGATACCCTGGTAGTCCACGCCGTAAACGATGTCTACTAGAAGCTCGGGTCTTCGGACTTGTTTTTCAAAGCTAACGCATTAAGTAGACCGCCTGGGGAGTACGGCCGCAAGGTTAAAACTCAAATGAATTGACGGGGGCCCGCACAAGCGGTGGAGCATGTGGTTTAATTCGATGCAACGCGAAGAACCTTACCTACACTTGACATACAGAGAACTTACCAGAGATGGTTTGGTGCCTTCGGGAACTCTGATACAGGTGCTGCATGGCTGTCGTCAGCTCGTGTTGTGAGATGTTGGGTTAAGTCCCGCAACGAGCGCAACCCCTATCCTTAGTTGCCAGCGATTCGGTCGGGAACTCTAAGGAGACTGCCGGTGATAAACCGGAGGAAGGTGGGGACGACGTCAAGTCATCATGGCCCTTACGTGTAGGGCTACACACGTGCTACAATGGCGCATACAGAGTGCTGCGAACCTGCGAGGGTAAGCGAATCACTTAAAGTGCGTCGTAGTCCGGATTGGAGTCTGCAACTCGACTCCATGAAGTCGGAATCGCTAGTAATCGCATATCAGAATGATGCGGTGAATACGTTCCCGGGCCTTGTACACACCGCCCGTCACACCATGGGAGTGGGTTGCTCCAGAAGTGGATAGTCTAACCTTCGGGAGGACGTTCACCACGGAGTGATTCATGACTGGGGTGAAGTCGTAACAAGGTAGCCCTAGGGGAACCTGGGGCTGGATCACCTCCTTATACGATTTAGAACTTATTTGTTCGTAGTGTCCACACAGATGATTGTTAGTTAGCTAAACCACTTGGTTTAACTAATTAATATGCTCTTTAAAAATTTGGAAAGCTGATATTAAAATTCTTATAGATACTTGTATCTATAAAGAGTTTTCAAAAGTAAAAATATGCCATTAATCGAAAGATTAATTGGTATCTACTTTAGTATTCTCATCATTATTTGATGAATTAACTTCTGGCGAAGTTAACAGCTGTCACTAACAAAGACCCGTTTGGGTTGTATGGTTAAGTGACTAAGCGTACACGGTGGATGCCTTGGCAGTTGGAGGCGATGAAGGACGTATTAACTTGCGATAAGCCTAGTCAAGCTAGTAAAAAGCGCTTGAGACTAGGATTTCCGAATGGGGAAACCCACCTGCTTGCAGGTATCGTTAACTGAATACATAGGTTAACGAGGCGAACGCGGAGAACTGAAACATCTAAGTACCCGTAGGAACAGAAATCAACCGAGATTCCGGAAGTAGCGGCGAGCGAAACCGGACTAGCCCTTAAGCTTATTATGTGTTAGTGAAACATTCTGGAAAGTTTGACGATACAGGGTGATAGTCCCGTACACGAAAATGCATCTTAAGTGAAATCGAGTAGGTCGGAGCACGTGAAACTTTGACTGAATATAGGTGGACCATCATCTAAGGCTAAATACTCCCAACTGACCGATAGTGAACCAGTACCGTGAGGGAAAGGCGAAAAGAACCCCTGTGAGGGGAGTGAAATAGAACCTGAAACCGTGTACGTACAAGCAGTAGGAGCCCTTCGAGGGTGACTGCGTACCTTTTGTATAATGGGTCAGCGACTTATATT
The nucleotide sequence above comes from Pseudoalteromonas shioyasakiensis. Encoded proteins:
- the rpmJ gene encoding 50S ribosomal protein L36 — translated: MKVRASVKKICRNCKVIKRAGVVRVICSEPKHKQRQG
- the rpsM gene encoding 30S ribosomal protein S13, which codes for MARIAGINVPDHKHAVIGLTAIYGIGKTRSKAILAATGIAETTKIGELSDETLDVLREAVGKYTVEGDLRREVTLNIKRLMDLGCFRGLRHRRSLPLRGQRTKTNARTRKGPRKPIKK
- the rpsK gene encoding 30S ribosomal protein S11 — translated: MAKAPIRRKKVKKQVADGMAHVHASFNNTIVTITDRQGNALSWATAGGSGFRGSRKSTPFAAQVAAERAGTAAQEYGLKNLEVFIKGPGPGRESAVRALNAAGYRITNITDVTPIPHNGCRPPKKRRV
- the rpsD gene encoding 30S ribosomal protein S4, which encodes MARYLGPKLKLSRREGTDLFLKSGVRAIDSKCKLETAPGQHGARKGRLSDYGLQLREKQKVRRIYGVLEKQFRNYYKEAARLKGNTGENLLQLLEQRLDNVVYRMGFASTRAEARQLVSHKAILVNGRVVNIPSYVITPEDTVVIREKSKTQARIIAALELAEQREKPTWVEVDGKKMEGSFKRLPERSDLSADINEQLIVELYSK
- the rpoA gene encoding DNA-directed RNA polymerase subunit alpha gives rise to the protein MQGSVTEFLKPRLVDIDAINPTRSKVVLEPLERGFGHTLGNALRRILLSSMPGCAVTEVEIDGVLHEYSAKEGVQEDIIEILLNLKGLAVTLEGKDEVFLTLTKSGVGPVTAADIQHDGDVTIANPDHVICHLTTANSEISMRIRVERGRGYVPASSRLSSDDDERPIGRLLLDASFSPVERIAYSVESARVEQRTDLDKLIIDMETNGTLDPEEAIRRASTILAEQLDAFVDLRDVTEPEEKEEKPEFDPILLRPVDDLELTVRSANCLKAEQIQYIGDLVQRTEVELLKTPNLGKKSLTEIKDVLASRGLSLGMRLENWPPASLAE
- the rplQ gene encoding 50S ribosomal protein L17; its protein translation is MRHRKSGRQLNRNSSHRKAMFSNMAGSLVKHEIIKTTLPKAKELRRVIEPLITLAKTDSVANRRLAFARTRDNEVVGKLFSEIGPRNTDRPGGYTRILKCGFRAGDNAPMAYIELVGRPATNEEVQEDAQSAE